The genomic window TTAAAGTTGATGGACCGCCTTTGTGATCAAGAGCAGCGGCTAGACCAACTGCCGTTTCGTTGGCATCAGAAGGGCGGATGACGACTAGATTTGGTATTGCTCGAAGTACAGCCAGAGTTTCAACCGGTTGGTGAGTGGGGCCGTCTTCACCTAAGAAAACGCTATCGTGTGTCCAGATGAAAAGGGGATCCAATTCAGCCAGGGCAGAGATGCGAACGGAGCCGCGCATATAATCGGAGAACACCATGAAGGTGGCGCAGAATGGCTTTACGCCTCCGTGATAGACCATCCCATTAACCGCGCCGCCCATCCCATGCTCTCGGACGCCAAAGTGGATAATTCGACCACCGTAAGAACCGGCTTCGAAAGCTTCTTCGCCTTTGAGGTCAGTATCATTTGAGGAGGCTAAGTCAGCAGAACCACCGATGAGCCATGGAATTTTGGGAGCTATCGCATTCAATGTTTTGCCAAATGCTGTGCGAGTGGCGACTTTTTCGTCACTTTTGAATGTCGGCAACTCTTTATCCCAACCTGCGGGGAACTGGCCGGACTGTGCCATACTCCATTCTTTTGCTAGTTCGGGAAAGGTTTCTTCATACTTGTGCATGCGGACGAGCCAATCAGCTTCGAAATCTTTGCCCTTATCAACTGCTTGGCGGAAGTGATTTAGCGCATCTTCAGGAACATAAAAATCTTTATCAGTAGGCCAACCTAAAGCATTTTTGGTGGCTTTGATTTCATCTTTGCCCAAAGGCGAACCGTGAACGGAACTTGTACCGGCCTTATTGGGGCTACCGAAACCAATGATGGTGCGGCAACTGATGAAAGAAGGTTTGTTCTTCTCAGCCTTCGCTGTTTCTAGAGCATTGCTGACCGC from bacterium includes these protein-coding regions:
- a CDS encoding transketolase codes for the protein AVGMAMAEKWLAAHFNRPGHEIVDHHTYALVSDGDMMEGIASEASSLAGHLKLNKLIFLYDDNKITLDGPAEWSFSEDVNKRFEAYGWHVQSVDGMDVEAVSNALETAKAEKNKPSFISCRTIIGFGSPNKAGTSSVHGSPLGKDEIKATKNALGWPTDKDFYVPEDALNHFRQAVDKGKDFEADWLVRMHKYEETFPELAKEWSMAQSGQFPAGWDKELPTFKSDEKVATRTAFGKTLNAIAPKIPWLIGGSADLASSNDTDLKGEEAFEAGSYGGRIIHFGVREHGMGGAVNGMVYHGGVKPFCATFMVFSDYMRGSVRISALAELDPLFIWTHDSVFLGEDGPTHQPVETLAVLRAIPNLVVIRPSDANETAVGLAAALDHKGGPSTLILSRQKLPVFDRTKYGSAEGLKKGAYILADSPDEIPEVIIIATGSEVQLALGAYDKLVADGVKARVVAMPCWEFFEAQPDEYKKNVLPPTVKARLSVEAGTSFGWRQWIGDSGDMISIDRFGISAPLDDLLKFFGFTVDNVYQKAKALLGK